TTCTGtcaatttcccctctccctttcatttacttgcaatttagcttctgttaattaaaattcactcaaaacatcaaatatttgcttaactaaattcatcacctaactaaaattgctcaatccatcaatccctgtgggatcgacctcacttttgtgagtaattactacttaATGCAACccgatacacttgccggtgagtttgtgtggaatcgttTTTCCCTCATCAGACTccaagcccaaatccaactTGCTTCTGCATGGAAAAGACCCAAGAATTTATGGGGGAAAAGGGAGAAATGAATCATACATAATATACACATAATTTTTAACtagtttttgttcttgttttctagagagaaaaactCTTACTTCTCTCTagatttagtttattttttatcatcctttgttgaatttttgaattgggtcttgttgaattgagttttaattgttaaatcttaatttttctAGTTGTAATTTGCTTGGATCTTgtgttagaattttattttatctctattttcccttttcttttcattttatgaactttgttgattttgaatttctcttAGTTCATTGATGTTTTCTATAATTGATAGTGTTATTTGAGTTATTTTCTATTGATGATTGTTGGTGGGTAATTCTAATTTCTAGTTAATTTTGCAATTTAGTTATGTCTTTAGTTAGTGCctaccatgtgtttgatgaaatgtttcctttgattatggagtagttttctatactcttggcctaggctaaggggattgggtgaccttgagtcattaggtctaattgaattggtgatttgagaacccttgtTGGTCAAATTGATACCCATTGACACTAATATACTACTAAGACAATTAGTAGTTGGATTAGGACTTATGAGTTGAAGTTGATCAAGCCCATTTGACATACTTTACTTGTAGAAGTAGACTTAATGATtttggttcctcataattgtctATATGGTTACTATACAAGGATGGTGATCCCAATTCCTATGCCTTAACCAAGAGCCCGTTTTATAATTCATACTTGAAACCCGAAAATATCAATTACTTGATTCTTGTTATAGTTAGTTTAGTTGTTTACTTAGCTCTAGAATTGAAGTAGATTTATATGTTACCTTGTTAGATTGCACTTGCTCATACCTTGCTTTAATGGCTTTGAtttagtttcttgcactttaaatttcttgcatGCTAAGCTTTAGTAgtttaaattcatttttatgGCTCGCAACCCCAGAATTCTAACCAATCTTGATgcacatgtttgcccattcTCTTGAGGACGACCCGAGACTAATACTCTCAGTTActttttattggggttgaactaGTGACAACCAtatcaaaatttgataaaagggttatttgttggtttaggaCTACACTATGACATGATCTTCTATTGAGAAATTCTATACCAACGATAAACCTTATCATCAGGCGGGATCAAGAAAGGAAGATGTTGAAAAGGACGAAAGAATCAGGGACCACCGACCCCTAACTCAAAGTTGTTTCCATGCAAGAATTCGTGCAAGACTCGATAGAAAATTCATAAATAGAAGGTTGTTTCATTCTACGAATAGCACTCTCATGGATTAGTTGATCCACTTGACATTAACATGATGCCTGAGTATCGCACATTCAGTGTCTCAGATAAAGCTCAGGCAAAGAATTTGAACGACATAGGCATTAGGACCTATCACATCTTGGGATATTTGGCTGCTCAAAATTATGGATATAAAAACTTGTCATTCAACCAAAAAGATATGTACAACCTCATTACTCAGCATAGGAAGAAAAAGGTGAAGGGTGGTGATGCAAATGCTGCAATAAGTTACCTGAGAGGTAACGCTGGGAATGATTCTTATTTCTTTGGCAAGTACACATTAAGTAATGAGAATCGATTGAAAAATTTGTTTTGGGCTAATGGGACTAGCCGTATTGATTATGAGTGCTTTGGGGAAGTCTTGACATTTGATTCGGCTTATAATAGGAATGTCTACAATAAACCACTTGTGATATTTTCTAGTAGCAATTATCATGGGCAGACCGTCATATTTGGATGTGGTCTTCTTGTTAACGAGAATATTGGTTAATACAAGTGGCTCTTGGAAATTTTTTGGAATCAATGGGTAATAAACACCCTATGGCAGTTGTCACCGACGGAGATCTTTCAATGAAAGAAGCCATCAAACAAGTCTTTCCTTATGCAACTCATCGACTATGTCCATGGTACTTACATATGAATGCATGCGAGAAGGTTAAGAACAGTGGATTTCTAATGTGGGGAGACATGGTGGCGAGGTATAATTTATCAAGCAACTCTTGGGTTAACCAAAACTATGAGTTGAGGAATTTATAAGCTCTTGCATATTTGAGGGACCAATTTTTTGGGCGAATCAGGACAACATCCCAGTGTGAAGGGATTAACTCTCTAATAAAAGCATATGTGAGAATGAAAGGTACCTTTCTTAAATTCATCAATAACATGGAGAATGTTGTTAGCCATTACAAGAACAATGAAAGAGTTGCAGAGTTCAATAGTAAATATACTGATATAGTACTTGTGACTTCTTTGCTGACACTTGAAGATTTTGCTGCAAAGACTTTCACTCGTAACATGTTCTGGGAGGTCAGGAAGGAAATTAAGGGTGCTTGTGTGATGAACACAGAGTTGGTAATTCAGGATGGTGGGAAACTATACCTCAAGTGTAACAGTTTTAGAATGCCAGCGATTGATCATGTGGTTGAGTTTGACAGATTTGGAAGGATACTTCGTTGTGAGTGTTTGTGGTTCAAAAATAGAGGGATTCCCTGCATGCACATATTCGCATGCCTAAAGCACCAACACGTTGAAGTTATTCCAGAATGCTTAGTGTGCAAACGTTGGATAAAAAATGCCAAGAGTGATTTCATGAAGTCAAACGTCGATTATCCAAGTGATTCTGATAAGGTACTATAGTGTCGTTTGGGCGTGTTAGGTGCTGAGTGTTCTAGGTTGATCGATGTTGCATGTAAGAACTCAAGTGATTTTGTCGAAGGAATGAATCATATTGTCAACAGAATTACAAAACTCCAAGCGAGGTGAAAATCCAGGCAACGGTAATTTAGACGAAGACTACGTTGTTGACCCATTGGTGGTGAAGAGTATGGGAGCTCccaagaaaaactcaaaatttAAGCAACAGAGAAGGTGTTCAAACTGCGGTGTGACAAGGCATTACAACAAAAGTTGTCCTAATGTTCCTTGTAGAATCCCAAATGAGATGGTAGACGATGATACAGAAAAGAATATCAGCAGCCATCTTGACATCTTCACTAAGGTATCTCATACTATAACTATGTCTAGAATTTCGTTGTATGGTGATTCGGCATATTTTGTTTCGGATTTATAAACTATGTTATTTTTATGATGTTGTAACGGAAGATGATGTTTGGTTTGTGATCAGCGTAAAAGACATGACAGTGTGAAAAATCAGCAGAAGATGCAAAAAGGTAGGGACATTGGTGGTGGAACAGCACCAACCTCAGCAGCTAAATCGGCTTTTACTGATCAAGTGAAAACATCAAGTCCTAGTCTTGATGTCCTTGTTTGTGCATCCTCAAGTAACGAAGAATCTGGGATGAGTTCCAGACCAGCTGAGTCTTCTACTGTGGCCCTTGAAACTAGAATGGCAGATTGAAGATGATCCAGATTTTGGGATGTTTGTAATTTTGTTACCATTTACTAATTACCGTTTATTGATGTTTTGTATAGTTTTTATtcattgattgaattgaaatttaGTGAACTAGGATGATTATGTCATTTTACTCATTTACTATTAAACTTTTGAAATTCCTTTTTGACTTATTCTATCAATAACAGAACTTGAGCTTAATTATAGTTCATTTGATGTGTCCCCATGTACTGTAGGAAGTAATTACCTATATTTCTAGTAAAATATGATGCAATATTTGATGTAGCTTTGCCTGACTCTTGATGAGGATTTGAGCATTATCTGTGCACTAGTATTGAGCACGAGTTGTGATTGATCATGGATGCACTAGTTTTAAATACCGAGTGTTCATTACTTCTAAGCTATTTAGTATCTGCAACTAATTAATCCAAGTTAGGATTGATAACACCAAGTTTGACATTGAAATTAATGAAACATTTCATTGTAGAGAGTAATCCATGTATATATAAGTTAAAATTATGTTTGTTATGTTAATTCTTACTTGCCCTTTCCCTTCTATTTTAGGATTTATTTGGTTAGTTATTAATGCTACATATTTTCTTCAATCTGACTTGCTATACATAGTGAGACAAAAGGTTTATTCAGTAACTACACTGGCCCTCATGTTTTCTCACAAGATTGTTATGCATCTTCACACTCACTTTCACTCCCTGAACCAAACTCTGCTTCTACGCTGCagaatttgttatttttcaagGATATCAACATGTGATCATATTGGAAATCATGTATTATTAGTTAATGCATTTacataaatttatcttttcaataatGTCTTAGAGACTTAGAGTATCAGTTTAAATAATGAGTAAATACTATTTTAGTCCTTAACAATTGACTTTAgtcttaattttgtctttaataCCTGAAACGTTATTTTTTTAAGTCCCAAATATTTTAGTCCATCCTATTTTAGTCCTCTActtaaagttaatttttttttcaaaaatttcttttttttaggatattatcacttttttgtttattaaaataggACAAAATAAgacatttataataaaaatacgaTGTTTAAAATGTTACTGAAAAAATTATCATGTAGTCCAAATCTTAGGTACCAAACCAGTAATTTGTTCGTAAAATAGGTATAACTTATTACACTAGCTTTCTTGGACAAACTTCCCAAGCAGCAAATCACCAGATCCCGAGTCTCATCATACGGGAAATATTCCGAAGTCAATTCCTTGGCCAAGAAGCAGATTTATCCTCGTAAGCAGGATATACAATAAGAAGCAATCATCAATACTtatacaatattttaaaaatgaacAAGAGAGTTAAATTCCCATGAAATTATTGATGCGTAAAAATTGTTCCGCATAACTACCGGTAAGTATACcaggtcgtatcaagtaataaaactcacaagagtgaggtcgatcccacgaggattaaaggATTAAGGAATCAATGGATagttgattattctagttagacaagCATAATTGGGTGATAAacaacaagaaatgtaaatgacataaaagtaaagggaagcaataaagtgcaagaaagtaaatggcaagaaaagtaaaatgctGGAaaattaaagagcaagaaaagtaaagtaTGGAAAAGTAAAGTTCAAGAAAgaaaagtacaagaaagtaaataactagaagtaaaagaaaataagagcaTTGGGATAGAGAGATATTGAATTCTCCGGATCAGTTgctctcatctcttcctcaatccatgcaACTCATTAAtctcttggcaatcttaggtgattgaatcccaattccttggaaattcaatctctctaagcttgaacaattgccaattccttgatctaattgctcatgggaagagatgatgcttggtcactgattataccacaaaCCTTCATAGATCCAAGTATTGGgagaattatatgtcactatattcGACCAACCCcaaacctaatccaatgtgagaaagatttcaagcatggttctatgattccttttccaaggtaATCACAAAACCCAACTACATTTAACTTTTTTCCAAGACAATTGAATGCTTGAATGAAGAACGAaatctttctagtaaatcaaagagtgattaagaaaagaagaagaataaaaacaatttaATCCATCAAAtaacaatagagctctctttcccaatggacagagttagtaattcataactaaaatatttacaaagaaaaaactggaagagaagagaggatTCCGAAGACTCTCTTTGTAGTGATGTCCTCAGCAGTGTGAAATTAATACCTATTTATAAGCTAGcctaaattacaaattgaaataaaattgaaaacaaattataatcaaatgaaaattagctaattctagatgattcttgtggccttcATTGGTAgacaattgtgggcttgcttgcttgaacTTTGAAGTGGATTTGAGAGAGAAGTGAATCAAATTGAAGTCCAGGTGCTAGTGTTAGTGCTActgttagtgtggctaacgctAGGATTTGCTCCCCAGTTAGAGTTTTTGGGCttaaagatgcctcttgtttgttctctaatttcatgttcattatagactattatagatagttggaaagctctgaatgtcagctttctaatcCAAC
The Arachis duranensis cultivar V14167 chromosome 5, aradu.V14167.gnm2.J7QH, whole genome shotgun sequence genome window above contains:
- the LOC107489400 gene encoding protein FAR1-RELATED SEQUENCE 5-like, whose product is MMPEYRTFSVSDKAQAKNLNDIGIRTYHILGYLAAQNYGYKNLSFNQKDMYNLITQHRKKKVKGGDANAAISYLRGNAGNDSYFFGKYTLSNENRLKNLFWANGTSRIDYECFGEVLTFDSAYNRNVYNKPLVIFSSSNYHGQTVIFGCGLLVNENIG